One Deinococcus roseus DNA window includes the following coding sequences:
- a CDS encoding helix-turn-helix transcriptional regulator yields the protein MQSSYQNRLEVLLHLLSSDLGQQKKGTEVAKAIQSSQEHSIRLFEQTYQETPKEFRKRLTLERAAYTLSRTEQSITSIALDAGYASLEAFTRAFRKAFQVTPTAFRATRTPSFWLPTENGIHFAPGTLRKEAISLDLIDLLFQHDFWLTRKMLEAAEKLPPDQLDRQVGHMHIAPYYKPAHTLREMLDSLIADKEAWLSALHGQHWTEDQPTTLPDLKSRTHRTYTAFLDFASTIKEKGEWNVEFVDAVCTPPETFTFKGILAHVITFSAIKRQHLLDAFRVLGVDLGSNDPIEFERL from the coding sequence ATGCAGTCCAGTTACCAGAACCGTCTGGAGGTCTTGCTGCACCTGCTTTCCAGCGATCTGGGACAGCAGAAAAAAGGCACCGAGGTGGCAAAAGCCATCCAGAGCAGCCAGGAACACAGCATCCGCCTCTTCGAGCAGACCTACCAGGAAACCCCAAAGGAATTTCGCAAAAGGTTGACCCTGGAGCGTGCGGCGTACACCCTTTCCAGAACCGAACAGAGCATCACCAGCATTGCGCTGGATGCAGGGTATGCCTCGCTGGAGGCTTTCACACGGGCCTTCAGGAAGGCGTTTCAGGTGACCCCCACAGCGTTTCGTGCCACCAGAACACCCAGTTTCTGGCTCCCCACCGAAAATGGCATCCATTTCGCTCCAGGCACCCTTCGCAAAGAGGCCATCAGCCTGGACCTCATCGACCTGCTGTTTCAGCATGACTTCTGGCTGACCCGCAAGATGCTGGAAGCTGCAGAAAAACTGCCCCCTGACCAGCTGGACCGGCAGGTGGGACACATGCACATTGCTCCCTACTACAAACCTGCCCACACCCTCCGGGAAATGCTGGACAGCCTGATTGCGGACAAGGAAGCCTGGCTGTCTGCCCTGCATGGTCAGCACTGGACCGAAGACCAGCCCACCACCCTGCCAGACCTGAAATCCCGGACCCACAGGACTTACACCGCATTTCTGGATTTTGCCAGCACCATCAAAGAGAAAGGGGAGTGGAACGTCGAATTTGTGGACGCGGTTTGCACCCCACCTGAAACCTTCACTTTTAAAGGGATTCTGGCCCATGTGATCACCTTCAGTGCCATCAAACGGCAGCACCTGCTGGACGCCTTCAGGGTCCTGGGGGTGGATCTGGGCAGCAACGATCCCATCGAATTTGAGCGGTTGTAA
- a CDS encoding ArsR/SmtB family transcription factor: protein MSSLQVNTPELAAFLMDPIKRVRLVPFLGKENTIKQAASELGISISLMHHHAQKMLDLGLIQVVSEVPRKGKAIFWYRSVADAFYVPFSLTPFETLQAAFLKSEAPWQERLIRGLLKDALHLEEPGKAWGVLIRRDQHGDFDVTTSLGPDQEATNLPGAQWSSWTEIHLTPEEALAFREELQQVWLRYRGKQNGQRYLLRLGLAKVVD from the coding sequence TTGAGCAGCTTGCAGGTCAACACTCCAGAACTGGCCGCCTTTCTGATGGATCCCATCAAACGGGTGCGGCTGGTGCCTTTTCTGGGCAAGGAGAACACCATCAAGCAGGCCGCCAGTGAACTGGGCATTTCCATCAGCCTGATGCACCACCATGCCCAGAAAATGCTGGATCTGGGTCTGATTCAGGTGGTGAGCGAGGTGCCCAGAAAAGGCAAAGCCATTTTCTGGTACCGCTCGGTGGCAGATGCTTTCTACGTGCCCTTCTCTTTGACCCCATTTGAAACCCTGCAGGCTGCTTTTCTGAAATCAGAAGCCCCCTGGCAGGAGCGTCTGATCCGGGGCCTGCTGAAAGATGCCCTGCACCTCGAAGAACCCGGAAAGGCCTGGGGGGTGCTGATCCGCAGGGACCAGCATGGTGATTTTGATGTGACCACCAGCCTGGGACCGGACCAGGAAGCCACAAATTTGCCGGGTGCCCAGTGGTCCAGCTGGACCGAAATTCACCTGACCCCGGAAGAAGCCCTTGCCTTTCGGGAAGAACTGCAACAGGTGTGGCTGCGGTACAGGGGAAAACAGAATGGACAGCGGTATTTGCTGAGGCTGGGACTGGCGAAGGTTGTGGATTAA
- a CDS encoding ABC transporter permease, which translates to MTAVLNKLGVYWEVGMTQAKARMAYSAWFWASLFVQTVGLLVMVYFWSAVYENQDSIKGQSVQQTLNYIMLARMLSGLTGSGIIQRFGQLLNRGELAIELLRPVDFQFQNLAQALNRWFTDLLMRWQLWVMALVFFHLQLPSDPLAYLYFLISLVLGCIIVFFFEWMIACIVFVTTESWGLNVLKEGVASFLSGALIPLTLMPDWLRTVANFTPFSKAVYVPASFLSGLTPVSDGPRMLLELVLWAVGLCLLSRFIFAKMVKHATIQGG; encoded by the coding sequence ATGACTGCCGTTTTGAACAAACTTGGCGTGTACTGGGAGGTGGGCATGACCCAGGCCAAAGCCAGAATGGCGTACAGTGCGTGGTTCTGGGCCAGTCTCTTTGTGCAGACGGTGGGACTGCTGGTGATGGTGTACTTCTGGAGTGCCGTCTATGAAAACCAGGACAGCATCAAAGGCCAGTCTGTCCAGCAAACCCTCAATTACATCATGCTGGCCCGCATGCTCTCTGGCCTGACGGGTTCAGGCATCATCCAGCGTTTTGGTCAACTCTTGAACCGGGGAGAACTGGCCATTGAGCTGCTCAGGCCTGTGGATTTCCAGTTTCAGAATCTGGCCCAGGCTTTAAACCGCTGGTTCACGGACCTGCTGATGAGGTGGCAACTGTGGGTGATGGCCCTTGTGTTCTTTCATTTGCAGCTTCCCTCTGACCCGCTGGCCTACCTGTATTTCCTGATTTCTCTGGTGCTGGGCTGCATCATCGTGTTTTTCTTTGAGTGGATGATTGCCTGCATCGTGTTTGTGACCACCGAATCCTGGGGGCTGAACGTCCTGAAAGAAGGGGTGGCCTCTTTCCTGAGCGGTGCCCTGATTCCCCTCACCCTGATGCCCGACTGGCTCAGGACCGTGGCAAATTTCACCCCTTTCAGCAAAGCAGTGTATGTGCCTGCTTCGTTCCTGAGTGGGCTCACTCCGGTTTCGGATGGCCCCAGAATGCTGCTGGAACTCGTGCTCTGGGCTGTGGGTCTGTGCCTGCTGTCCCGCTTCATTTTTGCAAAGATGGTCAAACATGCGACCATCCAGGGAGGCTGA
- a CDS encoding SDR family oxidoreductase, producing the protein MPDLNGKIALVAGATRGAGRAIAVELGKAGATVYATGRTTRQYTSEMGRTETIEDTAEIIKQHGGNAFAVQVDHTIPEQVKALLERIGQESGKLDILINDVWGGDHLAQWVPFWEHDLQNGLKLLDNTIKSHIITSHHAVPLMIQQQSGLIIEITDGITEMYRGSLFYDLAKVSVNRLAFAQSQELAKHGITALALSPGFLRSEAMLDHFGVTEENWRDGAKTEPHFIASETPYYLARAVVALAADPHIQQKNGGCYATWNLYQEYGFQDLDGTQPDWGRYARDNLGIDAG; encoded by the coding sequence ATGCCAGATCTGAATGGAAAAATCGCACTGGTGGCAGGGGCCACCCGTGGAGCAGGACGCGCCATTGCTGTGGAACTTGGAAAAGCTGGAGCGACGGTGTATGCCACAGGCCGCACCACCAGGCAGTACACCTCGGAAATGGGCCGCACAGAGACCATTGAAGACACAGCAGAGATCATCAAGCAGCATGGAGGGAACGCTTTCGCAGTGCAGGTGGACCACACCATCCCCGAGCAGGTGAAAGCCCTGCTGGAACGCATTGGGCAGGAATCAGGAAAGCTGGACATCCTGATCAATGATGTGTGGGGAGGAGACCACCTCGCCCAGTGGGTGCCTTTCTGGGAGCACGATCTGCAAAATGGCCTGAAATTGCTGGACAACACCATCAAAAGCCACATCATCACCAGCCATCACGCTGTTCCCCTGATGATCCAGCAGCAATCTGGCCTGATCATTGAAATCACCGATGGCATCACCGAAATGTACCGGGGCAGCCTCTTTTACGATCTGGCCAAAGTGTCTGTGAACCGTCTGGCCTTTGCCCAGTCGCAGGAACTTGCAAAACATGGCATCACTGCACTGGCCCTCAGCCCTGGATTTCTGCGCTCAGAAGCCATGCTGGACCATTTCGGGGTGACGGAGGAAAACTGGCGAGATGGTGCAAAGACAGAACCGCACTTCATTGCCTCGGAGACCCCTTATTATCTGGCCCGTGCGGTGGTGGCCCTGGCAGCAGACCCGCACATCCAGCAGAAAAACGGTGGCTGTTACGCCACCTGGAATCTGTATCAGGAATATGGTTTTCAGGATCTGGATGGGACACAACCCGACTGGGGCCGTTATGCCCGCGACAACCTGGGCATCGATGCAGGTTGA
- a CDS encoding ABC transporter permease gives MTSYTRMYFDLLAQNIKTKLEYRVNFFIGGISTLAGQVAGLLTLWVVMETIPTLKGWTLNQLLLIYGLLVLSKSLNHMFADNLWRLGWAYIRTGDFDRYLVRPVNPLFHLIADRFCEDGIGNFVVGLGLLIYSSAALDIPWNLVNVLYTLLMVLSGSLVFFGINLITSSLSFWMTDSLPVMWGVFETHEFAKYPLKIYHNSVNVIFTWILPFGIASYYPASHLLGHPVGWLAWMAPLMALLLVLVGYGVWKAGLSRYTGAGS, from the coding sequence ATGACCAGTTACACCCGCATGTACTTCGATTTGCTTGCGCAGAACATCAAAACCAAGCTGGAATACCGGGTCAATTTCTTCATCGGGGGCATCAGCACGCTGGCTGGACAGGTGGCTGGACTGCTGACCCTCTGGGTGGTGATGGAAACCATCCCGACCTTGAAAGGCTGGACCCTCAATCAACTCTTGCTGATTTATGGCCTTCTGGTGCTGTCCAAATCCCTGAACCACATGTTTGCAGACAATTTGTGGCGGCTGGGCTGGGCTTACATCCGCACCGGAGATTTCGACCGCTATCTGGTGCGGCCCGTCAATCCCCTCTTTCACCTGATTGCAGACCGCTTCTGTGAAGACGGCATCGGGAATTTTGTGGTGGGTCTGGGCCTCTTGATCTACAGCAGCGCTGCACTGGACATCCCCTGGAATCTGGTCAATGTGCTTTACACCTTGCTGATGGTCCTGAGTGGAAGTCTGGTGTTTTTTGGCATCAACCTGATCACTTCCAGCCTGTCTTTCTGGATGACCGACTCGCTGCCCGTGATGTGGGGCGTGTTTGAGACGCACGAATTCGCCAAATACCCTTTAAAGATCTACCACAACAGCGTCAATGTGATTTTCACCTGGATTCTGCCCTTTGGGATTGCCTCTTACTACCCGGCCAGTCACCTGCTGGGACACCCGGTGGGCTGGCTGGCCTGGATGGCTCCTCTGATGGCCCTTTTGCTGGTGCTGGTGGGATATGGGGTCTGGAAGGCTGGATTGAGCAGGTATACGGGGGCGGGGAGTTAA
- a CDS encoding helix-turn-helix domain-containing protein, with translation MISTKTFVDTVTYRPGAVILYPGKSDMLYRVSSGLIRVHTMDDEGNGLTLRYVKPGEYFGEEALSGVDRKYFAEAVTNSSVDVINPALLSAEDTVQVTNHLVNVINRAYENIYRLVGKRLRSRIAAELLELKDTALATKQDNGEILIYATHDELAAAVGSVRETVTKVVGELSREGVIHAGYGRVVLADLNALRDIAAE, from the coding sequence ATGATCTCGACCAAAACTTTTGTAGACACTGTGACTTACCGCCCCGGCGCAGTCATTCTCTATCCCGGAAAATCTGACATGCTGTACCGCGTTTCCAGCGGCCTGATCCGTGTTCACACCATGGACGATGAGGGAAACGGCCTGACCCTGCGCTACGTCAAACCCGGCGAGTACTTCGGAGAAGAAGCCCTCTCTGGTGTGGACCGCAAATACTTTGCAGAAGCCGTCACCAATTCCAGCGTGGATGTGATCAACCCTGCCCTGCTCAGCGCAGAAGACACCGTGCAGGTCACCAACCACCTGGTCAACGTGATCAACCGCGCCTATGAGAACATCTACCGTCTGGTGGGCAAGCGCCTGAGAAGCCGCATTGCTGCAGAGCTGCTGGAACTCAAAGACACCGCTCTGGCCACCAAACAGGACAACGGCGAAATCCTGATCTACGCCACCCACGATGAACTGGCCGCCGCAGTGGGCTCAGTCCGTGAAACCGTCACCAAAGTGGTGGGCGAACTGTCCAGAGAAGGCGTGATCCATGCAGGCTATGGCCGTGTGGTCCTCGCTGACCTGAACGCCCTGCGTGACATCGCTGCAGAATAA
- a CDS encoding nuclear transport factor 2 family protein produces the protein MYHSIVRSIVRTAFQTLSEGDKADLNSILKLFAPDARFSFSGEHALGGARQGHLSIRAWFERFQRIFPEIHFTVQRILVSGWLWNTLVNTFFTVQAQLPDGTLYQNEGLQVLRICWGKIKEDHLFEDISKLQNALRCLETHGVQEAGADPL, from the coding sequence ATGTATCATTCCATTGTCCGTTCCATTGTTCGCACTGCATTTCAGACCCTCAGCGAAGGGGACAAAGCAGACCTGAACAGCATCCTGAAGCTGTTTGCCCCCGATGCCCGATTTTCTTTCTCAGGGGAGCATGCTCTGGGAGGGGCCAGACAGGGACATCTCTCAATTCGAGCATGGTTTGAACGTTTCCAGCGCATTTTTCCAGAGATTCATTTTACAGTTCAGCGCATTTTGGTCAGTGGCTGGCTCTGGAACACACTGGTCAACACCTTTTTTACAGTGCAGGCCCAGCTTCCTGATGGAACCCTTTACCAGAATGAAGGGCTGCAGGTGCTCAGGATCTGCTGGGGGAAAATCAAAGAAGACCACCTTTTTGAGGACATCAGCAAATTGCAAAATGCCCTGAGGTGTCTTGAAACCCACGGCGTGCAGGAGGCTGGAGCAGATCCGCTTTAA
- the gyrA gene encoding DNA gyrase subunit A: MSQVQPIDITKEVKSNFINYAMSVIVDRALPDVRDGLKPVQRRILYAMIQMGLTSSHKPSKSAGVVGEVMGKYHPHGDSAIYDAMVRQAQNWNLRYPLIQGQGNFGSLDGDPPAAMRYTEARLTKIAEEVLQDLEKNTIDYRPNYDETTEEPTVLPSAVPNLLINGATGIAVGMATNIPPHNLTEISNGLLELIDNPDMTLDDLMKIIPGPDFPTGGRIGKSGIREAYASGHASLRVRGKVRFEEKNGRNTIIITEIPYQVNKSNLVSTISAMYRQGKIPDISALRDESDRREPVRIVIDLKRGTIPELVLNQLYKYTQLQTTFTVINLAIVNKEPKVLPLKDTMQLFLNHRREVVTRRTQYELEKAQARAHILEGLLIALDHLDEVIKLIRASQTGAEAKDGLMTRFGLSEPQAQAILDMRLQRLVGLERARLQAEYDELMQEIARLQAILGNETLLWKVIKQEIKDIRDRYGDERRSQITVLDDDISKEDLIAVEDMVITMTKAGYIKRTTLEAYRAQARGGRGLSGGKLREEDVNTQIFVGSTHDYLLFFTDQGRVFREKIYDLPETGRDAKGAHTRNIMPLKDGENVQSVLSIKDFEQDGYFVFATSKGMIKKTTIREYGNINAAGLIAINLMDGDNLVEVGVMNEGGQIVLATKEGQSIRFTEGDVRDTGRATQGVIGIRLREDDQVVSMALISSEEQELLAVSELGLAKRTPVSDYPIQNRGGQGVITLKVTDKTGALVTLTCVSGDEELMVLSENGIVIRTRVEEISVFGRNSQGVKVMRIGDGDKVISAHPIRNEETV, encoded by the coding sequence GTGTCTCAAGTCCAACCCATTGATATCACCAAAGAAGTCAAGAGCAACTTCATCAACTACGCCATGTCCGTGATTGTGGACCGTGCGCTTCCCGACGTGCGCGACGGTCTGAAACCCGTACAGCGCCGCATCCTGTATGCCATGATCCAGATGGGCCTCACCAGCAGCCACAAACCCTCCAAGAGTGCAGGGGTGGTCGGCGAAGTGATGGGAAAATACCACCCCCACGGCGACAGTGCCATTTACGATGCCATGGTGCGACAGGCCCAGAACTGGAACCTGCGCTATCCCCTGATCCAGGGACAGGGCAACTTTGGTTCTCTGGACGGCGATCCTCCAGCGGCCATGCGTTACACCGAGGCAAGGCTGACCAAGATTGCCGAGGAAGTGCTGCAGGACCTGGAAAAGAACACCATTGATTACCGTCCCAATTACGACGAAACCACCGAAGAACCCACCGTGCTGCCTTCTGCAGTGCCCAACCTGCTGATCAACGGGGCCACCGGGATTGCAGTGGGCATGGCCACCAACATTCCTCCCCACAACCTCACTGAGATCTCCAACGGCCTACTGGAACTGATCGACAATCCAGACATGACCCTGGATGATTTGATGAAAATCATCCCCGGGCCAGATTTTCCCACCGGAGGCCGGATTGGCAAGAGTGGCATCCGTGAAGCCTACGCTTCAGGCCATGCTTCCCTGCGGGTGCGGGGCAAAGTGCGCTTTGAAGAGAAAAATGGGCGCAACACCATCATCATCACCGAAATTCCCTATCAGGTGAACAAATCCAACCTGGTGTCCACCATCTCTGCCATGTACCGCCAGGGCAAGATTCCAGACATCTCTGCCCTGCGCGACGAATCTGACCGCCGTGAACCCGTGCGCATCGTGATCGATCTGAAACGCGGAACCATTCCCGAACTGGTCCTCAACCAGCTTTACAAGTACACCCAGCTTCAGACCACCTTCACGGTGATCAACCTGGCAATTGTGAACAAGGAACCCAAGGTGCTTCCCCTCAAAGACACCATGCAACTGTTCCTGAACCACCGCCGGGAAGTGGTGACCCGCCGCACCCAGTACGAACTGGAAAAAGCCCAGGCCCGTGCCCACATCCTGGAAGGCCTGCTGATTGCCCTTGATCACCTCGATGAAGTGATCAAACTGATCCGTGCCAGCCAGACGGGTGCAGAGGCCAAAGACGGCCTGATGACCCGTTTCGGGCTGTCTGAGCCCCAGGCCCAGGCCATTCTGGACATGCGACTGCAGCGTCTGGTGGGACTGGAACGTGCCCGACTGCAAGCCGAATACGACGAACTGATGCAGGAAATTGCCCGTCTGCAGGCCATTCTGGGCAACGAAACCCTGCTCTGGAAGGTCATCAAGCAGGAAATCAAGGACATCCGGGACCGTTACGGTGATGAGCGTCGCAGCCAGATCACTGTGCTGGACGATGACATCTCCAAGGAAGATTTGATTGCCGTTGAGGACATGGTCATCACCATGACCAAAGCCGGATACATCAAACGCACCACCCTGGAAGCCTACCGCGCCCAGGCCCGTGGCGGGCGTGGCCTCAGTGGAGGAAAACTCCGCGAAGAAGACGTCAACACCCAGATTTTTGTGGGCTCCACCCACGATTACCTGCTGTTCTTCACCGACCAGGGTCGGGTGTTCAGAGAGAAAATTTATGACCTCCCTGAAACCGGACGGGATGCCAAGGGTGCCCACACCCGCAACATCATGCCCCTCAAAGATGGGGAAAATGTCCAGAGCGTGCTGTCCATCAAGGATTTCGAGCAGGACGGTTACTTTGTCTTCGCCACCTCCAAGGGCATGATCAAGAAAACCACCATCCGTGAGTACGGCAACATCAATGCGGCAGGTCTCATCGCCATCAACCTGATGGACGGAGACAACCTCGTTGAAGTGGGCGTGATGAACGAGGGCGGACAGATTGTGCTGGCCACCAAAGAAGGCCAGAGCATCCGCTTCACCGAAGGGGATGTGCGTGACACCGGACGGGCCACCCAGGGCGTGATTGGCATTCGGTTGCGTGAAGACGACCAGGTGGTCAGCATGGCCCTGATTTCCAGCGAAGAGCAGGAGCTGCTGGCCGTCAGTGAACTGGGCCTTGCCAAACGCACCCCGGTCAGCGATTACCCCATCCAGAACCGTGGTGGTCAGGGCGTGATCACCCTGAAAGTCACCGACAAGACCGGAGCCCTGGTGACCCTTACCTGCGTTTCTGGCGATGAGGAACTGATGGTGCTGAGTGAAAACGGCATCGTGATTCGCACCCGCGTGGAAGAAATCAGCGTGTTCGGGCGCAACTCCCAGGGCGTGAAGGTCATGCGCATTGGGGACGGCGACAAGGTGATCAGTGCCCATCCCATCCGCAACGAGGAAACGGTTTAA
- a CDS encoding alpha/beta hydrolase has product MNIRQQNLHFSGDQVQLSGTLFLPELPGKHPAVICVHGSGPETREGSLEVARQFAEQGIVALAYDKRGTGESSGDWISASYHTLAKDALGAVAALKTHPEISSVGLRGVSQGGWVAPLAASMSGAGSDTVDFLVLISPALMTPTEQELYRVESQMRRAEETEEDIQEALAVYRIFNKAARQNREVAPLLELYDLLAVKSYMSFGGELPPLPVMQNIFRQWQEVLDLDIFPVLQGLSLPVLALFGDRDTFVPALKSSQNLQQHLSPQADLTVVHFENGTHFMTDDTTEAPIPQAFDKTVQWILQHTQPASMPRLSRA; this is encoded by the coding sequence ATGAACATCAGACAGCAAAACCTGCACTTTTCTGGCGATCAAGTTCAACTTTCAGGCACCCTGTTCCTGCCTGAACTTCCAGGAAAACATCCAGCAGTCATTTGTGTGCACGGCTCAGGACCGGAAACCAGAGAAGGCTCTCTGGAAGTGGCCAGACAGTTCGCAGAGCAAGGCATTGTTGCCCTGGCCTATGACAAACGGGGGACAGGCGAATCTTCAGGCGACTGGATTTCTGCCTCTTACCACACCCTGGCAAAAGATGCTCTGGGGGCCGTTGCGGCCCTGAAAACCCACCCGGAAATTTCCAGCGTCGGCCTCAGGGGGGTCAGTCAGGGAGGGTGGGTGGCTCCTCTGGCCGCTTCCATGTCAGGGGCGGGGTCTGACACTGTGGATTTTCTGGTGCTGATCTCCCCTGCCCTCATGACCCCGACAGAACAGGAGCTGTACCGGGTGGAATCCCAGATGCGCAGGGCAGAAGAAACCGAAGAAGACATTCAGGAAGCCTTGGCGGTGTACCGCATTTTCAACAAAGCTGCACGGCAAAACCGGGAGGTGGCCCCCCTGCTGGAACTGTATGACCTGCTGGCTGTGAAAAGCTACATGTCTTTCGGTGGTGAACTTCCGCCTTTGCCGGTCATGCAGAACATCTTCAGGCAATGGCAGGAGGTGCTGGACCTGGACATCTTTCCGGTCCTGCAAGGTCTGTCCCTTCCTGTGCTGGCCCTTTTTGGAGACAGAGACACTTTTGTGCCTGCCCTGAAAAGCAGCCAGAACCTGCAACAACACCTCAGTCCTCAGGCAGACCTGACCGTGGTGCATTTTGAAAACGGGACACATTTCATGACAGATGACACCACTGAAGCGCCCATTCCGCAGGCCTTTGACAAAACCGTGCAGTGGATTCTGCAGCACACTCAACCTGCATCGATGCCCAGGTTGTCGCGGGCATAA
- a CDS encoding ABC transporter ATP-binding protein, translating to MEPLPIDVRNLQKTFAIPRKEPGLLGAVKGLFKPEYQYKTAVNGLSFQVGKGEVVGYIGVNGAGKSTTIKILTGILAPTGGQVRILGRDPFKNRVANAKDIGVVFGQRTQLWWDLALIESLRLIARMYDVPESRYKTLLEEFSHLLDLDELLSKPIRTMSLGQKMRAELAATLIHEPKIVYLDEPTIGLDIMAKQRIRDFIKKQSQERDVTVLLTTHDLGDIEELCQRIIIIDNGHIIYDGQLSTIKNHFGTHRTITFETAETLNTSRLLLPKGSELLSAEGNKLVLKFNRSEASASLVAAQVMQQLEVQDFQLQEPDLTSIISQIYQGALHREKVMG from the coding sequence ATGGAACCCCTTCCGATTGATGTGAGAAATCTGCAGAAAACCTTTGCCATTCCCAGAAAAGAGCCTGGACTTCTGGGAGCGGTCAAAGGCTTATTCAAACCTGAATACCAATACAAAACCGCAGTAAATGGCCTGAGTTTTCAGGTGGGCAAGGGAGAAGTGGTGGGCTACATCGGGGTGAACGGTGCCGGGAAAAGCACCACCATCAAGATCCTCACGGGCATTCTGGCCCCCACCGGTGGGCAGGTGCGCATCCTGGGCCGAGACCCTTTCAAGAATCGGGTGGCCAATGCAAAAGACATCGGGGTGGTGTTCGGGCAGCGCACCCAGCTGTGGTGGGATCTGGCCCTCATTGAATCCCTGCGCCTGATTGCCCGCATGTATGACGTTCCAGAAAGCCGCTACAAAACCCTGCTGGAAGAATTTTCCCATTTGCTGGACCTGGATGAACTGCTCTCCAAACCCATCCGCACCATGTCTCTGGGTCAGAAAATGCGTGCAGAGCTGGCCGCCACCCTGATTCACGAGCCCAAAATTGTGTATCTGGATGAACCCACCATTGGACTGGACATCATGGCCAAGCAAAGAATTCGGGATTTCATCAAAAAGCAAAGCCAGGAAAGGGATGTGACTGTGCTGCTGACCACCCACGACCTGGGGGACATCGAAGAACTGTGCCAGCGCATCATCATCATCGACAACGGGCATATCATTTACGACGGTCAGCTTTCCACCATCAAGAACCACTTCGGGACGCACCGCACCATCACTTTTGAAACAGCAGAAACCCTGAACACCTCCCGTTTGCTGCTTCCGAAAGGGTCCGAACTGCTCTCTGCAGAAGGCAACAAACTGGTCCTGAAATTCAACCGCAGTGAAGCCAGTGCCAGTCTGGTGGCCGCACAGGTGATGCAGCAACTGGAAGTGCAGGATTTTCAGCTGCAGGAGCCTGACCTCACCTCGATCATCTCTCAGATTTACCAGGGGGCCTTGCACCGCGAGAAGGTCATGGGATGA